TGCACTGACCCAATAGTCCAAAGTGAACGGCCAGAAGAATCCAAAGGATACGATCTGTGGCTATGAAATGCTCAAAATGGACTTCCATGGTGGAAGATATGATGTGGTATTTGCAGATCAAGTCAGGCACTGCAAAAATATACACTATATTTCTGTTATATTAAAGCAGTCTTGGAAAAGTGGGCAGCTGCCATTGGGGTATGAAACATGGCAGCAGAGGGCcatgagtttgtgtttgtttgttgctgttATTGGGTGGTTGCTAACTGAAAAACACACCTTTGCCAGGTGCTGTCTTGGCAGTGTGGAACTGGCTGTTGGTTTGTAAGAATACCAGTTGCCAAGAACTGACAGTTTTAGAGTATTTGTGCTTGTTGGGGCAGCGGGGAAGAAGCTTAAATTAAAGCATTAATGTTTGTCACTTACTAGACAGCCAGTTGAAAGTATTATTGTGTTGTGTGGCCAACCAAACACTGCATTAAAGTTGAGCAAATGCAAGCTGCTTCCATACTATGGAATAGTAACATAACAACCATAAGTTTgttcaacccattttagcccaagccctctttgggaaaaggtgtcctctGCCTATTGAAACCTAAATACTGTATCTCAGCCTGTGaatcacataaaaacatgaaataagttgcatttaaaagctaggacccttatTTCGTataaaaatgtgttaattcagctctaaaatACTCACATGTTTAACAAAACACCTCAAATCTCAAAAtactgaatgcagcgtatatgttgctccaggctaaaatgggttaaataattGTTGTTGTCCCAGAGGCACGAAGACATGATGAACCAGGGGTGATGAAGGTGATGAACCAGACTGGAATAATAAGGCTTAAatcttaaatctctctctctctctctctctctctctctctctctctctctctctctctctctctctctctctctctctctctctctctctctctctctctctctctctctcagaggcatGAAGGTGATTGAGAACCGGGCCATGAAGGACGAGGAGAAGATGGAGATCCAGGAGATGCAGCTGAAGGAGGCCAAGCACATCGCAGAGGAAGCTGACAGGAAGTACGAGGAGGTGGGTGAAGAAGACGCTAAATGGAGCCTGACAAGGGGTTGGAGATGTTGTGGCTCCACAGAGGACACTGCATATGTGAAGCTCAAATCTTCAAACTGATGCATACTGCCCTACAGGGGCTCTAAGTTAActtattcatcaccagccaaaatggctagtagatgttaatcttactagccaaacacactatCACTaatggtcaaagtggctagtaagttattTCTTTCTGGTCTTTTCTTACCAGTCAAACtaaaatttcactagcatttggctggttgaccagtgttaatttagagccctgttgccGTACACAAGCAATTTAATAGAGTATAAAAACGAGGAAATTGTCATTAGTCTTCCATGTCTATGTGTGGTCCATGTGATGACACAAAATTATTTATTTCCGCTCCAAAATAAATGACTTAAATTAAGCTGATGCTTTAATTCCACTTTGCCACTACTGTGAATACAAATGAAGCAAAGTTTCCAAAAGCCATTACATATTTTCCAGAGGGCGTAAGCTGAATCACAGAAATAACTTGGCTGGAATAAATTCAATGACATTATTGCCATTTTCCTTTCGCACATGATCACATCATCTTGCACGATAttgaaattaacatttttatcaTTGACGAATCAAACTGTCAGCCTATTCCTATTGTGATGTGTGCCCATATCAGTGAAAAGGCTGATGTGTTTTTTTCGATAATATTACTGTTACTGACGTGCACCCCAAAAGGAGACACTATGAACTGTAAAAACTTCCATGTAAGGTGTTCTTCAACCATCCAAAAGTGATCAGCTCCTGGCTTCGTGGCTTGATGTCTTGTGAGACATGTGACTATCTACCATCTACATagtgactatctactagactaatgtttgagctgccctagccccaggccagactcttgacatgatgtgtgtgtgtgtgtgtgtgtgtgtgtgtgtgtgtgtgtgtgtgtgtgtgtgtgtgtgtgtgtgtgtgtgtgtgtgagtgtgtgtgtgtgtgtgtgtgtgtgtgtgtgtgtgtgtgtgtgtgtgtgtgtgtgtgtgtgtgtgtgtgtgtgtgtgtgtgtgtgtgtgtgtactctacttaaaaaaATCGAACTAACccgtctttgcatctgcacttgctgttctgtatatttcctgtgcactttgtatttgctagtgatgttggatatgagtatgtcctcttttgaaagtcactttggttataaaacgtctgccaaatgtaatgtaatgtaatgtaatgtaatatgatgtctTCCCCTTGTGTGGCAGGTGGCCCGTAAGCTGGTTATCCTGGAAGGAGAGCTGGAGCGAGCGGAGGAGAGAGCTGAGGTCTCGGAAATGTTAGTACCGGCTTTCATATTCCTCATTTCAATAGTTTTATAACTCAGATATCAGATGAATGTCGAATCATCTGTTCAGTTTGTCATGCTCTCCTGATGAATAAATATAAGTATTGCTGTCGAGAATGCAGCTTTGATCTAGTTGACTTGCATACTTCCTTGAACAAAAACGCTCAAAACTTTATTGCAAAACATTtttctaataaaaaaaacatttggttgAGATAAATCTGATGGACAAATGGCTTTGAGGCTCACTGACCTGAATTTCCTTGTGCTTTATTATTTTCAGTAAAGCCAGTGACTTAGAGGAAGAGTTAAAAAATGTGACCAACAATCTGAAATCACTGGAGGCACAGGCGGAGAAGGTAAGCAGCGTCCCGTCACTTTATTGCTCGCAAAGAGCAGCTTAGACATCTCACTTTGAACTCACTTCAGCTTTGTCAGTCACTCTTTGTCTGGCTGCATCTCCTCATAATGTTTAGTCACACATCCAATATATCAGGAATAAAATCAGGACACCTTAATTACCCtatggattaataaaagtactctacgcTCTACTAGTTGATATGTTACTTACACCAATGTTACTATCACATAGCTTGAAAAGGGTGGGTGACTTATTGGTACTTAGTTGATACAATCATCTGCTTCAGATTGAGCTGTGTGTTCCCAGTGGTTTAAGTTTACATTTACTTGTGTTATCAGCCATTGCATTACTTTTGTTTTACTATTTGTTTACCCCCACACAAGTAATTATAAAAGTGCATGACCCTGAAtgaaacacatactgtagcccagtggttcccaacctttttctgaagggacccatgtttttactattgtaagctttggtgacccaaccacacgagcgcccgcacgagacggagtcacaagatgccctccgtttcctgcgaaaacttattttagttattttattcctcaattcgtctttggtcaaatatagaataaatgtttaatgtagcacttacaatttgttgcgtctatgcatttattagtttttttagtgcttttattcaacatgggctatatatatttaaaacgaaaccccttaaaatcaagagggctccgcgaccccctgtggatctttggcgacccataaggggggtcccgacccataggttgggaaccactgctgtaggataTAGCTCACCGTTACCTCCAGTGGTGGTTGAGAAACTGTACACATATCTTTTGGAGATAGACTGCCCTGGACACTGTTTCTGTCCCATGTCTCACagaatcatttttttgtttttacaattCTAATGAGGAAATAGTCGCTCATGTCATTTAGGCTATTTGTTGCATGTTAAAAATGTGTCAGTGAGAGTGTGTAGAACTATGACACAAATGTaatgttttctctcttctctctctctctctctctctctctctctctctctctctctctctctctctctctctctctctctctctctctgtccttctacaGTACTCTGAAAAGGAAGACAAGTATGAGGAAGAGATAAAGGTTCTCAGCGATAAGCTGAAAGAGGTGAGATCATGAGTGAAAGCTTCTTTGCTTTTTAAATCCTACTTGCCTGTTTCAACataatacaaatacattaatgTAGGTATTTAGACTTCTGTtactaattgtttttttttttcaagtattttttgttgattttagtAGTCGTTGAAAAACATTATATCACAAGTCCTGTTATTAATTGTGACTGCTTATCCATAGGCTGAGACCCGTGCCGAGTTTGCAGAGAGGACAGTGGCCAAATTGGAAAAGTCTATTGATGATCTGGAAGGTATGAACATAATACAACACTACCTTAAATGTTTCCACAGTATATGTGCTTACAGTTTAaattccctcgggattaataaaagtactctattatactctactctactacctaATATGTTACTTACTGACATATTGCCTCACAGCTGAGGTGGTGGACATTACAATGTTAACCTCAATGTTAAGCTCAGTCTTTCATGGAAAACAGTTTTAGTTGTGATACATTGTATAACTGCTTCTGTACAATAAGACAGTgagttttatgtttatttattcaatcttttttttgttttaaattaaaTCGACAATAATAGCTTTGTATGAAACAGAAAAGGCCCTTCTGAAATGAGTTAAAATGCTCAAAAAAGCCCTCATGGAAACTATTCTAGCTGAGTAGTGGAATGGCGTCTCCCCAGGGCTGAGTAACATGGGCTCTTTGCCTTGAATGGAATTTAACACCCAGCATATAATGAAATCCATCAGCAGCCCTCTGCTTGCATCAGCACTGCCTACATCCACTATACAGACACTAGTAATTAACAGATGGTTCTGCTGAAACGCATCAGTCATGCtttctttttgaaaaaaaaaagtatctGTGAAATGTGACGAGTTCTGGTTTTGCCTTGATCATAATTATACTCTCAGTTGTATCACCAGCCTTATTTACCctgtcttctttcttcttcttcttcttcttcttcttcttcttcttcttcttcttcttcttcttcttcttcttcttcttcttcttccccctggGTTCGGTGTCTTTCctgctccttccctctctccctgcttctcgctgcctgcctgcctgcctgcctgcctgtctcttgcTCCGGACTGCGTTTCCTGTTGTCTTTGGCCGTCCAGATGAACTGTATGCTCAGAAGCTGAAGTACAAGGCCATCAGTGAAGAGCTGGACCATGCTCTCAATGACATGACCTCTTTATAGatgtctttaaaaaaatgctCTCACTGACaaagctggggtgaatttctcaaaaccaaagttgcttactacattagctactttgttgttttcaatgcattttcccattggcaactaccgaagttgctaacaggctaacaacttctcttttgagaaactcacccctggaatGTTATCTGTCATGCTGCAGCCTACTCTGCCTCAGCCTGTCTGTTTCACTGTGCTGCCTGCAAACTCTGAAGTTATTTTCCCTTTTGTTCCCTgtgccttactctctctctctctctctctctctctctctctctctctctctctctctctctctctctctctctctctctctctctctctctctctctctctctctctctctctctctcttccctagcACTAGGCCTCAATAAAAGCCTGGTTTTCCTATGCATACTACATGTTTGCGTTTCTCTTTAAGTGGTTGAGTGCACAATCTATGTACAGTATCACAGATAGAAGGAGCTACTTTATTACCTTCATGTAAGAACGTTGAGAAAGCTTTGCAGTGCAAGTCATTTCTTGTAGTACATTTTTCTGCTACAACATGATGATTGATAGCTGGCTTTTTTacgttttgttttggtttatgtAACCTTAACAGTACTTTTATGGTACTTTTCAGTACATTTACTCCATGTAGTTGAAACCAAATGCTAAATGTTTTGTTATAGTCCTTTTGCCTGCTGTTAGTTTGACGTACATTTGGCTAGCGATGCCACAATTGTCCACTAGAAAGACCCAACAAGCTAGTCATTCCACATGCATAGTACAATTTACGCCAGACCCGGGTAAGCATTTTGATCATTCAATAAACAAATGCACTACCCTTAACCTACTATACTGCTTATCCATTTTAAAACGGCATGCTCCACTGATGGCAAACTTATCACATAGATGACATGTCAATATTGGCAGCGTGGTGTTGATTGCATGACACACTCGCTCACTCTAATCTGCATATTAAATACTGCTGTGTAAGTGGACGGCTTTACTGATGAGTTGAGATGTCCCGCTGTGGTGTGATAATTTTGCATATGTATAACCTTATTACACAATggcccattttgtgtgtgtgtgtgtgtgtgtgtgtgtgtgtgtgtgtgtgtgtgtgtgtgtgtgtgtgtgtgtgtgtgtgtgtgtgtgtgtgtgtgtgtgtgcgtgcatgggtgcgtgcatgggtgcgtgcatgggtgcatgggtgcatgggtgtgtaggtgtatgcatgtgtactagTTTGTGTGAGTTTTTTCATAACACCCCTTTTGACATCTAATCGTCTCACTCCTCTTCTGAACGTAAaatcaaaaaactttttttgtttcccTGTTACAGAAAAAGTAACAAGTGCCAAAGAAGAGAATATGGAGATGCaccaggtgc
This is a stretch of genomic DNA from Engraulis encrasicolus isolate BLACKSEA-1 chromosome 6, IST_EnEncr_1.0, whole genome shotgun sequence. It encodes these proteins:
- the tpm4a gene encoding tropomyosin 4a isoform X1, yielding MEAIKKKMQMLKLDKENAIDRAEQAETEQKAAEDKCKQLEDELMSLQKKLKGTEDELDKYSEALKDAQEKLELSETKATDAEGDVAALNRRIQLVEEELDRAQERLGTALQKLEEAEKAADESERGMKVIENRAMKDEEKMEIQEMQLKEAKHIAEEADRKYEEVARKLVILEGELERAEERAEVSEIKASDLEEELKNVTNNLKSLEAQAEKYSEKEDKYEEEIKVLSDKLKEAETRAEFAERTVAKLEKSIDDLEDELYAQKLKYKAISEELDHALNDMTSL
- the tpm4a gene encoding tropomyosin 4a isoform X2; this translates as MEAIKKKMQMLKLDKENAIDRAEQAETEQKAAEDKCKQLEDELMSLQKKLKGTEDELDKYSEALKDAQEKLELSETKATDAEGDVAALNRRIQLVEEELDRAQERLGTALQKLEEAEKAADESERGMKVIENRAMKDEEKMEIQEMQLKEAKHIAEEADRKYEEVARKLVILEGELERAEERAEVSEIKASDLEEELKNVTNNLKSLEAQAEKYSEKEDKYEEEIKVLSDKLKEAETRAEFAERTVAKLEKSIDDLEEKVTSAKEENMEMHQVLDQTLQELNSL
- the tpm4a gene encoding tropomyosin 4a isoform X4, producing MEAVKRKIQALQQQADDAEDRTLVLQRDLDNEREQREKAEGDVAALNRRIQLVEEELDRAQERLGTALQKLEEAEKAADESERGMKVIENRAMKDEEKMEIQEMQLKEAKHIAEEADRKYEEVARKLVILEGELERAEERAEVSEIKASDLEEELKNVTNNLKSLEAQAEKYSEKEDKYEEEIKVLSDKLKEAETRAEFAERTVAKLEKSIDDLEEKVTSAKEENMEMHQVLDQTLQELNSL
- the tpm4a gene encoding tropomyosin 4a isoform X3; this translates as MEAVKRKIQALQQQADDAEDRTLVLQRDLDNEREQREKAEGDVAALNRRIQLVEEELDRAQERLGTALQKLEEAEKAADESERGMKVIENRAMKDEEKMEIQEMQLKEAKHIAEEADRKYEEVARKLVILEGELERAEERAEVSEIKASDLEEELKNVTNNLKSLEAQAEKYSEKEDKYEEEIKVLSDKLKEAETRAEFAERTVAKLEKSIDDLEDELYAQKLKYKAISEELDHALNDMTSL